GGTTTTCATCACCAAGACTCTTGGATTGAGGCAATACCATGGCTAAAGCTAAATTCGAACGTACTAAACCCCACGTAAACGTGGGCACCATCGGTCACGTTGACCATGGTAAAACCACTCTGACCGCTGCTATCTCTCACGTACTGGCTAAGACCTACGGTGGTGAGGCGAAGGACTTCTCTCAGATCGACAACGCCCCAGAAGAGCGTGAGCGTGGTATTACCATCAACACCTCTCACATCGAGTACGACACTCCTACTCGTCACTACGCCCACGTAGACTGCCCAGGCCACGCTGACTATGTTAAAAACATGATCACCGGTGCTGCCCAGATGGACGGCGCTATCCTGGTAGTAGCTGCGACTGACGGCCCAATGCCACAGACTCGTGAGCACATCCTGCTGTCTCGTCAGGTAGGTGTACCTTTCATCATCGTGTTCATGAACAAGTGTGACATGGTAGATGACGAAGAGCTGCTGGAACTGGTAGAGATGGAAGTTCGTGAACTGCTGTCTGAATACGACTTCCCAGGTGATGACCTGCCAGTAATTCAGGGTTCTGCTCTGAAAGCACTGGAAGGCGACGCTGCATGGGAAGGCAAGATCATCGAGCTGGCCGAGGCCCTGGATTCTTACATCCCTGAGCCAGAGCGTGCAATCGACAAAGCATTCCTGATGCCAATCGAAGACGTATTCTCTATCTCTGGCCGTGGTACTGTAGTAACAGGTCGTGTAGAGCGCGGTATCATCAAAGTTGGTGAAGAAGTAGAAATCGTAGGTATCAAAGATACCACCAAGACTACCTGTACTGGCGTAGAAATGTTCCGTAAGCTGCTGGACGAAGGTCGTGCCGGTGAGAACTGCGGTATCCTGCTGCGTGGTACCAAGCGTGATGAAGTTGAGCGTGGTCAGGTTCTGTCCAAGCCAGGCACCATCAAGCCACACACCAAGTTCGAATCAGAAGTATACGTACTGTCTAAAGAAGAAGGTGGTCGTCACACTCCATTCTTCAAAGGCTACCGTCCACAGTTCTACTTCCGTACAACTGACGTGACCGGTACCATCGAACTGCCAGAAGGCGTAGAGATGGTAATGCCAGGCGACAACATCAAGATGGTTGTAACCCTGATTTGCCCAATCGCGATGGACGAAGGCCTGCGCTTCGCTATCCGTGAAGGCGGCCGCACAGTAGGTGCTGGTGTAGTAGCCAAGATCCACGAGTAATCTCGTAGACTTGGAAGAAGGCGACCTCAGGGTCGCCTTTTGTTTTTCCAAAGTACAATAAACTTGATTCACAGCGGCTTAACCGGGAGTTGTGGCCTTGCTAAGCAAGCTGAATAAGAATACAATCTATGGCCGATTTTTGAGCCCCGAGCCGATGAAAAGGTATCTTTAAGGGGAAATTGGACAGGCGGATCCCGAAAGGGGATACCTAGCTCAGGCCGTAGTGAGTAACGGAATTAACCGATGACGACAAATACTGAAAACCAGGGCAGCTCTCTGGATATCGTAAAGTGGGGCATAGTCATACTGCTGCTGGCAGTTGCCGTAGTGGGTAACCAGATGTACAGCGAGGCCAGTGTGGTCGTGCGTGCATTGGGTGTGATCGTGGCCTTTGCTATTGCCGGATTTATTGCTCTGCAGACCGTGAAAGGAAAGCAGGCGCTGGCATTTGCCCGTGAGTCTCACATCGAAGTGAAAAAAGTGGTTTGGCCTACCCGTCAGGAAGCCTTAAACACCACCTTCATCGTGCTGGCTGCAACCGCCGTTTTGGCACTGATCCTGTGGGGTCTTGATGCGTTGCTGCTGAAAATCGTTAATTTGATCACCGGTGTATAACTCGATGACTGAAGCTAAAGAAGCAAAGAAAAGATGGTATGTGGTACAGGCTTTCTCAGGTTATGAGGGGCGTGTAGCCAAGTCTCTGGTCGAGCACATCAAGATGCACGGCATGGAGCAATATTTCGGTGAAGTGCTGGTGCCCACCGAAGAAGTGGTTGAAATGCGTGCCGGTCAGCGTCGCAAGAGCGAACGCAAGTTTTTCCCTGGCTACGTACTGGTGCAGATGGAAATGAACGATGATTCCTGGCACCTGGTCAAGAGTATCCCACGCGTGATGGGTTTTATCGGCGGTACTTCAGACCGTCCAGCGCCTATCACTGACCGTGAAGCCGATGCCATCCTGCGTCGTCTGCAGGAAACCACTGAGTCTCCGACTCATCGCGTAATGTACGAACCCGGTGAAGTGGTGCGTGTGGTCGATGGCCCATTCGCTGACTTCAACGGTACTGTGGAAGAAGTGGATTATGACAAGAGCCGCGTAAAAGTGTCTGTCATGATCTTCGGTCGTTCTACACCGGTTGAATTGGACTTTAATCAGGTTGAAAAAAGCTGATTAAATAAAATACAAGATCCGTTTGGCAACGGGTGCGGGTTTCTGTATAATCCGCACCCGTTGTTTTCGGGGAGCCCCTTGCATGTTGCTTGGAGCGTTTGAACCCAAACTGAGGAAAATCAGATGGCAAAGAAAATTGAAGCTTATATTAAGCTGCAAGTTAAATCAGGATCTGCAAACCCTTCACCACCAGTTGGTCCAGCTCTGGGTCAAAAAGGTGTGAACATCATGGAATTCTGTAAAGCGTTTAACGCCCGTACAGAAAAAATGGAAAAGGGCATGCCTATCCCTGTAGTGATCACTGTATACAGCGATCGCTCATTCACTTTCGAAACTAAGACGCCTCCAGCTTCATTCCTGCTCAAGCAGGCTGCTGGCCTGAAGTCAGGTTCTAGCCGTCCTAACACCCAGAAAGTGGGTACTATCAAGCGTGCAAAAGTTCAGGAAATCGCTGAGCTGAAAGCAGCTGACATGACTGGTGCTGACATTGAAGCGATGACTCGCTCAATCGAAGGTACTGCACGTTCAATGGGCTTGGTAGTAGAGGACTAATAGAATGGCTAAGCTGACTAAACGCATGCGCGTAATCCGCGACAAAGTGGATGCCACCAAGGCTTACGACATCAACGAAGCTATCTCTCTGCTGAAAGAACTGGCCACTGCCAAGTTCGTTGAAAGCGTAGACGTTGCTGTAAACCTGGGCGTAGACCCACGTAAATCTGACCAAAACGTTCGTGGCGCTATCGTACTGCCACACGGTACTGGTCGTGATGTACGCGTAGCCGTATTCACCCAGGGTGCCAACGCTGAAGCTGCCAAGGCAGCCGGTGCTGAACTGGTTGGTATGGAAGATCTGGCTGAGCAGGTGAAAGCCGGCGAAATGAACTTCGACGTAGTGATTGCTTCTCCAGATGCAATGCGCGTTGTAGGTATGCTGGGTCAAATCCTCGGCCCACGTGGCCTGATGCCAAACCCTAAGACTGGCACTGTGACTCCTAACGTTGCTGAAGCTGTGAAGAACGCTAAAGCCGGTCAGGTTCGCTATCGCAACGACAAGAACGGTATCATCCACACCACTATCGGTAAGGTTGATTTCGATTCTGTTAAGCTGAAAGAAAACCTGGAAGCTCTGCTGGTTGCTCTGAAGAAGCAAAAGCCAGCTGCTGCCAAAGGCCAGTACGTTAAGAAAGTAAGCATCTCCACCACTATGGGTGCAGGTGTTGCGGTTGACCAGAACACTCTGGAAGCCACTGCTTAATTTTACAAGGTGCGCGCATTAGTCTATAATGCGCGCACTTTTGTGGGTTGAAGCCCGTTTTTGTCTCAGACAAATGCGGGTTTCCGTCCAAGACCGCAGGTGTAAATCATTAGATTCACTTAATTTCCTGCGTAGACGGTGACAGTCCCCAGTTTAGATTTTTTCTGCTGGATACTCTGCACCGTAAGTCACTCACCCTCGGGTGGGTAGGTAAATTCCGGGTTTTCCCGGGTAGAATCCAGGAGTATAGCCAATGGCATTAAGACTCGAAGACAAAAAAGCGATTGTTGCTGAAGTCAACGAAGCTGCCAAAGGTGCACTGTCTGCAGTAGTTGCCGATTCTCGCGGTGTTACTGTAGGCGCCATGACCACTCTTCGTAAAACTGCTCGCGCCAACGGCGTGTACGTACGTGTAGTACGTAACACTCTGGCTCGTCGCGCAGTTGAAGGTACTGCTTTTGAGTGCCTGAGCGAAGTGTTCACTGGCCCAACTTTGATTGCTTTCTCTAACGAGCACCCAGGTGCCGCCGCACGTCTGTTGAAAGACTTCGCGAAAGAGCAAGCCAAATTCGAAGTTAAAGGTGCAGCTTTCGAAGGGAACTTCATCCCTGCAGCTGACATTGATCGTTTGGCAAAACTGCCAACTTACGAAGAAGCACTGGCACAGCTGATGATGACTATGAAGGAAGCATCTGCTGGCAAGTTCGTTCGTACTCTGGCCGCGCTGCGCGATCAAAAACAAGAAGCCGCTTAATTTTAAGCTGGCCGCTTGAATTAATTGAATTCAGAACATTAGGAAATTTTTGTTATGTCTATCACTAAAGACCAAATCCTCGAAGCCTTTGCAGCTATGTCTGTAATGGAAGTTGTTGAACTGATCGAAGCTATGGAAGAGAAGTTCGGTGTTTCTGCCGCTGCTGCCGTAGTTGCCGGTGGTGCTGCTGATGCTGGCGCTGCTGCTGAAGAGAAGACCGAGTTCGACGTAGTTATGACCTCTCACGGCGACAACAAAGTTGGCGTGATCAAGGCCATCCGTGGCGCTACCGGTCTGGGTCTGAAAGAAGCCAAAGCTATGGCTGAAGCTGCTCCAGTAGCCATCAAAGAAGCTGTTTCTAAAGAAGAAGCCGAAGCTCTGAAGAAAGAGCTGGAAGAAGCTGGCGCTCAGGTAGAGATCAAGTAAGCTATTATTTAGCTTATAACATTCGGGCTTAGGCTCGGATGGAGGCTGACGGTTTTTTAGCCGTCGGCCTTTTTTGCGCTGTAAGCGCCGGCGATTTTTTTTCACCGTTTATCGCCAAAGTCTGCAGTCCCTAGCAGTGATTATTGGTTAGGTTCTTGCCTTCAACGGTGATGGGCAAACGTGCTGGATTAACAAAGAGTTAGTTCAGTCTTGGTCACATCTCGCAAGCAAGAGGAAACCCATGGTTTACTCCTATTCTGAAAAGAAGCGTATTCGCAAAGACTTTGGTAAGCGTCCGCAAGTACTGGACATCCCTTACCTGTTGTCTATTCAGTTAGATTCTTTCAAGAAGTTCACCGATCAAGATCCTACCGGTGAGCGCGGTTTGGAAGCCGCCTTCCGCAGCGTTTTCCCCATCAAGAGCTTTTCCGGTAACTCCGAGCTGCAATATGTCAGCTATAAGCTGGGTGAGCCTGTATTTGATGTGAAAGAATGCCAGATCCGTGGTGTTACATATTCTGCCCCCCTGCGCGTAAAACTGCGCATGGTATTGTTTGACCGTGAAGCCGCTCCCGGCACGGTTAAAGACATTAAAGAACAAGAAGTCTACATGGGGGATATCCCTCTGATGACTGAAAACGGTACCTTCGTTATCAACGGTACCGAGCGTGTTATCGTTTCTCAGCTGCACCGCTCTCCAGGTGTGTTCTTCGACCACGACCGTGGCAAGACTCACTCATCAGGTAAAGTGCTGTATAACGCGCGTATTATCCCTTACCGTGGTTCCTGGCTGGACTTCGAGTTCGATCCGAAGGACGCGCTGTTCGTTCGTATCGACCGTCGTCGTAAACTGCCTGCAACCATCATCCTGCGCGCTCTGGATTTCTCTACTCAGGACATCCTGGATATCTTCTTTGAACGTGTAGACTTCACCATCAAGAAAGATTCTCTGGTGATGAAGCTGCTGCCTGAGCGTCTGCGCGGTGAAACTGCCAGCTACGACATCAAAGATGCCGAAGGCAACATCGTGGTTGAAAAGGGCCGTCGTATCACTGCCCGTCACATCCGTCAGCTGGAAAAAACCAACACTACTGAACTGGAAGTACCGGTTGAATACATCGTTGGTAAATTTGCCGCTCAGGACTATATCGATCCGGACACCGGTGAAGTGTTGGTGACTGCCAACAACGAAATCCGTCTGGAAGATCTGGCTCAGCTGTCGCTGGCTGGCATCAAGGATATCTCAACTCTGTACATCAACGAGTTGGATCACGGTGCCTACATTTCTGACACTCTGCGTATCGATTCCACCACTAACCGCCTCGAGGCGCTGGTTGAAATCTATCGCATGATGCGTCCTGGCGAGCCACCAACCAAGGATGCTGCCGAAGCCCTGTTCCAGAACCTGTTCTTCAGTGAAGAGCGTTATGACCTGTCCAAAGTAGGTCGTATGAAGTTCAACCGTCGTCTGGAAATCGCCGATGACGTGGGCACTGGCGTTCTGTCCAACGACGACATCGTTGCGGTGATGAAGAAGATCATCGAAATCCGTAACGGTAATGACGAAGTGGACGACATCGACCACCTGGGTAACCGTCGCATCCGCTCTGTGGGCGAGATGGCCGAGAACCAGTTCCGTGTAGGTCTGGTACGTGTTGAGCGCGCTGTACGTGAGCGTCTGTCTCTGGGCGACCTGAACGAGCTGATGCCTCAGGACCTCATCAACGCCAAGCCAATTTCTGCTGCAGTGAAAGAGTTCTTCGGTTCTTCTCAGCTGTCTCAGTTTATGGACCAGAACAACCCGCTGTCTGAAGTAACCCACAAGCGCCGTATTTCGGCCCTGGGTCCAGGCGGTCTGACCCGTGAGCGCGCTGGCTTCGAAGTCCGCGACGTACACCCAACTCACTACGGCCGTCTGTGTCCAATTGAGACCCCTGAAGGTCCAAACATTGGTCTGATCAACTCGCTGGCTACCTTCGCCCGCACCAACTCATACGGCTTCCTGGAAACTCCATACCGTAAAGTAGTTGATGGCGTTGTAACCGACGACGTTGAATACCTGTCTGCCATCGAAGAAGGCCGCTATGTGATTGCACAGGCCAACATCGAGCTGGACGGCGAAGGTCGCATCCTCGAAGAGCAGGTTGCCTGTCGTCATAAGGGTGAATCTACCTTTATGCGCGCCTCTGACATCCAGTATATGGACGTATCGCCACAACAGATCATCTCTGTTGCAGCATCTTTGATTCCGTTCCTTGAACACGACGACGCCAACCGCGCACTCATGGGCGCGAACATGCAACGTCAGGCCGTTCCAACCCTGCGCTCTGAAAAGCCGCTGGTAGGTACCGGTATTGAACGTGCTCTGGCTGTGGACTCAGGCGTAGTTGTTGCTGCCAAGCGTGGCGGTGTGATTGACTACGTTGATGCCAGCCGCATCGTGGTGAAGGTGAACGAAGATGAGCTGCGCCCAGGCGAAGCCGGTATCGACATTTACAACCTGACCAAATACACCCGTTCTAACCAGAACACCTGTATCAACCAGCGTCCTTGCTGTCAGGTAGGCGACCCAATCGTACGTGGTGACGTACTGGCTGACGGTCCTTCTACTGACCTCGGCGACCTGGCTCTGGGTCAGAACATGCGCGTGGCGTTCATGCCATGGAACGGTTACAACTTCGAAGACTCCATCCTCATCTCTGAGCGTGTAGTTCAGGACGACCGTTTCACCACCATTCACATTCAGGAACTGTCCTGTATCGCCCGTGACACCAAGCTCGGTAGCGAGGAGATCACAGCTGACATTCCAAACGTAGGTGAGTCTGCGCTGTCCAAGCTCGACGAGTCCGGTATCGTTTACATCGGTGCCGAAGTGAAGGGCGGCGACATTCTGGTAGGTAAGGTAACGCCAAAAGGCGAAACCCAGCTGACTCCGGAAGAGAAACTGCTGCGCGCCATCTTCGGTGAAAAAGCCTCTGACGTTAAGGACAGCTCTCTGCGTGTTCCTAACTCAGTGACCGGTACCGTAATCGACGTTCAGGTATTTACCCGTGACGGCGTTGAGAAAGACAAGCGTGCCATCGAAATCGAAGAGATGCACATCGCCCAGGCCCGTAAGGACCTGTCCGAAGAGTTCAAGATCCTCGAAGAAGGCGTTCTGAGCCGTGCCCGAAACCTGCTGCTTGCCGGTGGTTACACTCAGGCCCAGCTGGATGCCATCCCACGCAAGGAACTGCTGACTCAGGTTATCGATGACGAGACCAAGCAGACCGAACTTGAGCAATTGGCCGAACAGCACGAAGAGCTGAAAGCCGACTTCGACAAGAAGTTTGAGCACAAGCGTCGCAAGATCACCCAGGGCGATGACCTGGCTCCAGGCGTACTGAAGATCGTTAAGGTTTACCTGGCGGTTAAGCGTACCATCCAGCCTGGAGACAAGATGGCCGGTCGTCACGGTAACAAGGGTGTGATCTCCAAGATCTGTCCTATCGAAGATATGCCATACGACGAGCAGGGTAACCCTGTGGACATCGTACTGAACCCACTCGGTGTACCATCCCGTATGAACATCGGTCAGGTTCTGGAAGTTCACATGGGCGCTGCTGCCAAGGGTATCGGTAACCGCATTCAAGCCATGCTCGAAGAGCAGCGTGAAGTGGCCGAGCTGCGTGGCTATATCAAGCAGGCTTACGATCTGGGTGAAACCCAGCAGAAAGTGGATATCGAGTCCTTTACCGACGAAGAAGTTATCCGCCTGGCCAAGCACCTGAAAGATGGTCTGCCAACTGCGACTCCAGCGTTCGACGGCGCCAAAGAGAAAGAGATCAAGCAGATGCTTGAACTCGCTGGCCTGCCGACTTCTGGTCAGCTGCGTCTGTTTGATGGTCGTACCGGTAATGCATTCGAGCGTGAAGTGACCGTAGGTTACATGTACATGCTCAAGCTGAACCACTTGGTCGACGACAAGATGCACGCCCGTTCTACCGGTTCTTACAGTCTGGTTACCCAGCAGCCACTCGGCGGTAAGGCCCAGTTTGGTGGTCAGCGTTTCGGTGAGATGGAAGTGTGGGCCCTGGAAGCATACGGTGCTGCGTACACCCTCCAGGAAATGCTCACTGTTAAGTCCGATGACGTGAACGGCCGTACACAGATGTATAAGAACATCGTGGACGGAAACCACCAGATGCAACCTGGTATGCCTGAGTCCTTCAACGTACTGCTGAAGGAGATCCGCTCACTCGGTATCAACATCGAGCTGGATCAAGAGTAACAGGGCGCCAAGCGCGTTTGGCAATTAACACGGTGTCCCGTCTGCAGGGACGGGGCACCTGGTTTAACTCCTTCAGGAGAGAAACGTGAAAGACTTATTAAAGTTTCTGAAACAGCAGGGTAAGACCGAAGAGTTTGAAGGTATCAAGATTGGTCTGGCTTCGCCCGACCTGATCCGTTCATGGTCTTTTGGTGAAGTTAAAAAGCCAGAAACCATCAACTACCGTACCTTCAAGCCTGAGCGTGAAGGTCTGTTCTGTGCCCGTATCTTTGGTCCTGTGAAGGACTACGAGTGTCTGTGTGGTAAGTACAAGCGTCTGAAGCACCGCGGTGTTATCTGTGAGAAGTGCGGCGTTGAAGTTACCCAGACCAAGGTGCGTCGTGAGCGCATGGGTCACATCGAACTGGCCAGCCCAGTTGCCCACATTTGGTTCTTGAAGTCACTGCCGTCCCGTATCGGTCTGATGCTGGATATGACGCTGCGTGACATCGAGCGCGTGCTGTATTTCGAATCTTACGTAGTAATCGAGCCAGGCATGACCAGCCTGGAGCGCGGTCAGATGCTGACCGAAGAAAACTACCTGGATGCACTGGAAGAATACGGTGATGAATTCGAAGCCAAAATGGGCGCCGAAGCCGTATTGGATCTGCTGCGTGCCATCGACCTCGAGAAAGAAATCGAGCAGATGCGCGAAGAGCTGCCTTCTATCAACTCTGAGACCCGTCGCAAGAAAGTGACCAAGCGTCTGAAGCTGATTGAAGCCTTTTACACCTCTGGCAACAAGCCAGAGTGGATGATCCTGAAAGTGCTGCCAGTACTGCCACCGGATCTGCGTCCGCTGGTTCCGCTGGACGGTGGCCGCTTCGCGACTTCGGATCTGAACGATCTGTATCGCCGCGTGATCAACCGTAACAACCGTCTGAAGCGTCTGCTGGATCTGGCTGCCCCGGACATCATCGTACGCAACGAAAAGCGTATGCTGCAGGAGTCTGTGGATGCGCTGCTGGACAACGGTCGTCGTGGCCGTGCCATTACCGGTTCCAACAAGCGTCCTCTGAAGTCCCTTGCCGACATGATCAAGGGTAAGCAAGGTCGTTTCCGTCAGAACCTGCTGGGTAAGCGCGTAGACTACTCAGGCCGTTCGGTAATTACCGTAGGTCCTACTCTGCGTCTGCATCAGTGCGGTCTGCCAAAGAAAATGGCACTCGAGCTGTTCAAGCCCTTTATCTACGGCAAGTTGGAAGGTCGTGGCCTGGCCACCACCATCAAAGCCGCCAAGAAGATGGTAGAGCGCGAAGTTGCTGAGGTTTGGGACGTACTGGATGAAGTGATCCGCGAACACCCAGTGATGCTCAACCGTGCACCAACACTGCACCGTCTGGGTATTCAGGCGTTCGAACCTGTACTGATTGAAGGTAAGGCAATCCAACTGCACCCATTGGTGTGTGCGGCATACAACGCCGACTTCGACGGTGACCAGATGGCGGTACACGTACCTCTGACTCTGGAAGCTCAGTTGGAAGCCCGTGCGCTGATGATGTCTACCAACAACATCCTGTCGCCAGCCAACGGTGAGCCAATCATCGTTCCTTCTCAGGACGTGGTATTGGGTCTGTACTACATCAGCCGTGAGCGTGTAAACGGTCGCGGTGAAGCCATGGCGTTCGAGTCTGTTGCTGAAGCTGAAAAAGCTTACCGCGTAGGTGCTGCCGAGCTGCACGCCCGCGTGAAAGTACGTATTACCGAAACCATCATTGGTGAAAACGGTGAGCGTACCAAGCAGCGTCGTATCGTGGACACCACTGTAGGTCGTGCCATCCTGTCTCAAATCCTGCCAGCCGGTCTGTCTTTCGACCTGGTGAACCAGGACATGGGCAAGAAGCAGATCTCCAAGCTGCTGAACACCTGTTACCGTCAGCTGGGTCTGAAAGATACGGTTATCTTCGCTGACCAACTGATGTACACCGGTTTCCAGTATGCCACCATCTCCGGTGCCTCTGTGGGTATCAACGACATGGTGATCCCGGAAGAGAAATACTCTCTGGTTGCCGACGCCGAAGCCGAAGTTATCGAAATCCAGGAGCAGTTCCAGTCTGGTCTGGTAACCGCAGGTGAGCGTTACAACAAGGTCATCGACATCTGGGCAAGTGCCAACGAGAAGGTGTCCAAGGCGATGATGGAAAACCTGTCTTCCGAGACAGTGATCAACCGTCATGGCGAAGAAGAAAAGCAGAAGTCGTTCAACAGCATCTACATGATGGCCGACTCAGGCGCGCGGGGTAGTGCCGCTCAGATCCGCCAGTTGGCGGGTATGCGTGGTCTGATGGCCAAGCCAGACGGCTCCATCATCGAAACGCCCATCGTGGCGAACTTCCGTGAAGGTCTGAACGTACTCCAGTACTTTATCTCTACCCACGGTGCCCGTAAGGGTCTGGCGGATACCGCACTGAAGACAGCGAACTCCGGTTACCTGACTCGTCGTCTGGTAGACGTGGCACAGGATCTGGTAATCATCGAAGACGACTGTGGCGCGACCGAAGGTCTGTCCATGAAGCCGCTCATCGAGGGTGGTGATGTGGTTGAGCCGCTGCGTGAGCGCGTGCTGGGCCGTGTGGTTGCCGAAGACGTTATGTACCCAGGTACTGACGAAGTGCTGGCACCTCGCAACACCCTGCTGGATGAAGCCTGGTGTGACAAGCTCGAACAGCACAGCGTTGACGAAGTTCAGGTTCGCTCGGTAATTACCTGTGAAACCGACTTTGGTGTGTGTGCCAAGTGTTACGGCCGAGATCTCGCCCGTGGCCACATCATCAACATGGGTGAGGCCATCGGTGTGGTTGCCGCCCAGTCAATCGGTGAACCCGGTACACAGCTGACGATGCGTACGTTCCACATCGGTGGTGCGGCGTCTCGAGCGTCTGCTGAAAACAGTGTACAGGTGAAGAACGCCGGTACCCTGAAGCTGCACAACGCCAAGTTCGTTACCAACAGTGACGGCAAACTGGTTATCGTGTCCCGTTCTTCTGAACTGGCCATTATCGATGAACTGGGTCGTGAGAAAGAGCGTTACAAGGTGCCTTACGGTACCGTGCTTGACTCCAAAGAAGGTGCCGAGGTGAATGCCGGCCAGATCATTGCGAACTGGGATCCGCACACTCACCCAATCATCACTGAAGTGGCGGGTAGCATTAAGTTCGTAGACATGATTGACGGTGTAACCATTACCCGTCAGACCGACGAACTGACCGGTCTGTCTTCTATCGTGGTACTGGACGTGGGTCAGCGTACCTCCGCCGGTAAAGAAATGCGTCCAGCAGTTCGTCTGGTAGATGACAACGGCAACGACCTGACTATCCCAGGCACCGACGTTCCTGCACAGTACTTCCTGCCAGGTAATGCGATTGTGAACCTGGACGACAACGCCAAGATCAGCGTGGGTGACGCCCTGGCGCGTATTCCTCAGGAATCGTCCAAGACCCGCGACATCACCGGTGGTCTGCCACGGGTTGCTGACCTGTTCGAAGCCCGTCGTCCAAAAGAGCCTGCGATCCTGGCCGAAATCAGCGGTACTATCTCCTTCGGTAAAGAAACCAAGGGTAAGCGCCGTCTGGTTATCACCCCGAACGACGGTGGCGATGCTTACGAGGAAATGATTCCTAAGTGGCGTAACCTGAACGTGTTCGAAGGTGAAAAGGTTGAGCGTGGTGAAGTTATCGCCGATGGTCCAGAGTCAGCCCATGACATTCTGCGTCTGCGTGGCATCCACAACGTAGCCAACTATATCGTGAACGAAGTACAGGACGTTTACCGTCTGCAGGGTGTGAAGATCAACGATAAGCACATCGAGGTGATCATTCGCCAGATGCTGCGTAAGTGCATCATCACCCAGGCCGGTGACTCTGAGTTCCTGGAAGG
The window above is part of the Shewanella litorisediminis genome. Proteins encoded here:
- the rpoB gene encoding DNA-directed RNA polymerase subunit beta; translation: MVYSYSEKKRIRKDFGKRPQVLDIPYLLSIQLDSFKKFTDQDPTGERGLEAAFRSVFPIKSFSGNSELQYVSYKLGEPVFDVKECQIRGVTYSAPLRVKLRMVLFDREAAPGTVKDIKEQEVYMGDIPLMTENGTFVINGTERVIVSQLHRSPGVFFDHDRGKTHSSGKVLYNARIIPYRGSWLDFEFDPKDALFVRIDRRRKLPATIILRALDFSTQDILDIFFERVDFTIKKDSLVMKLLPERLRGETASYDIKDAEGNIVVEKGRRITARHIRQLEKTNTTELEVPVEYIVGKFAAQDYIDPDTGEVLVTANNEIRLEDLAQLSLAGIKDISTLYINELDHGAYISDTLRIDSTTNRLEALVEIYRMMRPGEPPTKDAAEALFQNLFFSEERYDLSKVGRMKFNRRLEIADDVGTGVLSNDDIVAVMKKIIEIRNGNDEVDDIDHLGNRRIRSVGEMAENQFRVGLVRVERAVRERLSLGDLNELMPQDLINAKPISAAVKEFFGSSQLSQFMDQNNPLSEVTHKRRISALGPGGLTRERAGFEVRDVHPTHYGRLCPIETPEGPNIGLINSLATFARTNSYGFLETPYRKVVDGVVTDDVEYLSAIEEGRYVIAQANIELDGEGRILEEQVACRHKGESTFMRASDIQYMDVSPQQIISVAASLIPFLEHDDANRALMGANMQRQAVPTLRSEKPLVGTGIERALAVDSGVVVAAKRGGVIDYVDASRIVVKVNEDELRPGEAGIDIYNLTKYTRSNQNTCINQRPCCQVGDPIVRGDVLADGPSTDLGDLALGQNMRVAFMPWNGYNFEDSILISERVVQDDRFTTIHIQELSCIARDTKLGSEEITADIPNVGESALSKLDESGIVYIGAEVKGGDILVGKVTPKGETQLTPEEKLLRAIFGEKASDVKDSSLRVPNSVTGTVIDVQVFTRDGVEKDKRAIEIEEMHIAQARKDLSEEFKILEEGVLSRARNLLLAGGYTQAQLDAIPRKELLTQVIDDETKQTELEQLAEQHEELKADFDKKFEHKRRKITQGDDLAPGVLKIVKVYLAVKRTIQPGDKMAGRHGNKGVISKICPIEDMPYDEQGNPVDIVLNPLGVPSRMNIGQVLEVHMGAAAKGIGNRIQAMLEEQREVAELRGYIKQAYDLGETQQKVDIESFTDEEVIRLAKHLKDGLPTATPAFDGAKEKEIKQMLELAGLPTSGQLRLFDGRTGNAFEREVTVGYMYMLKLNHLVDDKMHARSTGSYSLVTQQPLGGKAQFGGQRFGEMEVWALEAYGAAYTLQEMLTVKSDDVNGRTQMYKNIVDGNHQMQPGMPESFNVLLKEIRSLGINIELDQE
- the rpoC gene encoding DNA-directed RNA polymerase subunit beta' → MKDLLKFLKQQGKTEEFEGIKIGLASPDLIRSWSFGEVKKPETINYRTFKPEREGLFCARIFGPVKDYECLCGKYKRLKHRGVICEKCGVEVTQTKVRRERMGHIELASPVAHIWFLKSLPSRIGLMLDMTLRDIERVLYFESYVVIEPGMTSLERGQMLTEENYLDALEEYGDEFEAKMGAEAVLDLLRAIDLEKEIEQMREELPSINSETRRKKVTKRLKLIEAFYTSGNKPEWMILKVLPVLPPDLRPLVPLDGGRFATSDLNDLYRRVINRNNRLKRLLDLAAPDIIVRNEKRMLQESVDALLDNGRRGRAITGSNKRPLKSLADMIKGKQGRFRQNLLGKRVDYSGRSVITVGPTLRLHQCGLPKKMALELFKPFIYGKLEGRGLATTIKAAKKMVEREVAEVWDVLDEVIREHPVMLNRAPTLHRLGIQAFEPVLIEGKAIQLHPLVCAAYNADFDGDQMAVHVPLTLEAQLEARALMMSTNNILSPANGEPIIVPSQDVVLGLYYISRERVNGRGEAMAFESVAEAEKAYRVGAAELHARVKVRITETIIGENGERTKQRRIVDTTVGRAILSQILPAGLSFDLVNQDMGKKQISKLLNTCYRQLGLKDTVIFADQLMYTGFQYATISGASVGINDMVIPEEKYSLVADAEAEVIEIQEQFQSGLVTAGERYNKVIDIWASANEKVSKAMMENLSSETVINRHGEEEKQKSFNSIYMMADSGARGSAAQIRQLAGMRGLMAKPDGSIIETPIVANFREGLNVLQYFISTHGARKGLADTALKTANSGYLTRRLVDVAQDLVIIEDDCGATEGLSMKPLIEGGDVVEPLRERVLGRVVAEDVMYPGTDEVLAPRNTLLDEAWCDKLEQHSVDEVQVRSVITCETDFGVCAKCYGRDLARGHIINMGEAIGVVAAQSIGEPGTQLTMRTFHIGGAASRASAENSVQVKNAGTLKLHNAKFVTNSDGKLVIVSRSSELAIIDELGREKERYKVPYGTVLDSKEGAEVNAGQIIANWDPHTHPIITEVAGSIKFVDMIDGVTITRQTDELTGLSSIVVLDVGQRTSAGKEMRPAVRLVDDNGNDLTIPGTDVPAQYFLPGNAIVNLDDNAKISVGDALARIPQESSKTRDITGGLPRVADLFEARRPKEPAILAEISGTISFGKETKGKRRLVITPNDGGDAYEEMIPKWRNLNVFEGEKVERGEVIADGPESAHDILRLRGIHNVANYIVNEVQDVYRLQGVKINDKHIEVIIRQMLRKCIITQAGDSEFLEGEQVEVARVKIANRDLEAAGKLPAKFERELLGITKASLATESFISAASFQETTRVLTEAAVGGKSDNLRGLKENVIVGRLIPAGTGFAYHKNRAKARASGEETVAPTVTASEAEQNLADLLNLAGSQE